A window of Ammospiza nelsoni isolate bAmmNel1 chromosome 19, bAmmNel1.pri, whole genome shotgun sequence contains these coding sequences:
- the BPTF gene encoding nucleosome-remodeling factor subunit BPTF isoform X2: MRGRRGRPPKQQQPAAAAAPASAPAPAGPIGGLRSRQRGSSRGRWAAAAQAETAGPKQKGAGAAQASSPAAAASPRGGGKRKAGGGGSSTPGGGGSGGKGRGRAGAAGAGGGGGAGGSCNSQGRAASSRRSISKVVYDDHESEEEEEESMVSEEEEEGDPEDNQDSEEEEEEEIMEEEDDDDSDYPEEMEDEDDASYCTESSFRSHSTYSSTPGRRRQRAHRPRSPILEEKDIPPLEFPKSSEDLMVPSEHIMNVIAIYEVLRNFGTVLRLSPFRFEDFCAALVSQEQCTLMAEMHIVLLKAVLREEDTSNTTFGPADLKDSVNSTLYFIDGMTWPEVLRVYCESDKEYHHVLPYQETEDYPYGPVENKIKVLQFLVDQFLTTNIAREELMSEGVIQYDDHCRVCHKLGDLLCCETCSAVYHLECVKPPLEEVPEDEWQCEVCVAHQVPGVTDCVAEIQKNKPYIRHEPIGYDRHRRKYWFLNRRIIIEEDSESEKDKKIWYYSTKIQLAELIECLDKDYWEADLCKTLDEMREEVHRHMDVTEDLTNKARGSNKSFLSAANDEILDIIRARKGEIVEDKNTGDEEAEKAKSDVDNDQTDAERDKEESGDQDKIEETQSEQDVEKEKTEEATVVGDKSNCVTCSPDDSTTNPPAAENSCSEGKDAVGCQSETLDSNNVAEKKVASELPLELSEETGQMIPSSGSAAPPQADVENSSGSELGSGQNDSIKTLDDAENAERGSQASEDLGEKSNGDRSDSPGAGKGAPGSTRMLTRLRNPDSKLSQMKSQQVAAAANEANKLYKETREVLVVNSQGEVSRVNTKKDVVIKGNINNYFKLGQEGKYRVYHNQYATNSFALNKHQHREDHDKRRHLSHKFCLTPAGEFKWNGSVHGSKVLTISTLRLTIIQLENNIPASFLHPNWASHRSNWIKAVQMCSKPREFALALAILECAIKPVVMLPIWRESLGHTRLRRMTAIEREEKEKVKKKERKQEEEETMQQATWVKYTFPVKHQVWKQKGEEYRVTGYGGWSWISKTHVHRFMPKLPGNTNANYRKLLSTKSEDEKCNLDKRKGAAKVKAEKDRAKDSRDLQAKEKDVSETLEKVQVKEEKLREDKLEVDSISENLDHAKDTVAKDTDGENDKVVKEEPMDVDDVKIESSIKDEDSHCKRDIINVSEGFHLRTCYKRKVKSSKLDGLLERRIKQFTLEEKQRLEKMKLEAGAKTGGIRSVSPQKNTEELQVRNGKEGGQFGSPSQDQSYISDQTQAEDAEQDRLPISKAGDEDEPSLHLSNRLSKEGQLLDEDCPQSSEGDSSVQNNPEPSTADKHQGQEALGESESSLVDGLKQTSAEGRIKWDASETAQKPLKQKLPITRVSQRELGNLGPLVPESSCRRDAVGTLEKPDSEGDSEQQSKDPENNCMIKSHMETMSSQESEMEEEIPVKTESKSEKLIFHQKSANKDLESFKTGLISERNLESQGLEHMDGENDNKDLLSSKLTEANGRKKGQELKVETGTMNKYLDQTNVNTITDKKNNKDEETETEKEKSSFQMNGKDNDIKALSNDDCLVKNTCEAKAGGDIEPKVNNINKAIPEHEIKPLTFKESSVKPFMNGDIMGEDTKDKNNVASKSHLQSSPESGESLQPPDEVPKCVQKTEEKQLSPERSASGGSASLPAQPVCKENNLNSETESMETEASEEKKVAPSPVTSCEESILSSHFADQNGINKMENINGESKMKTVITEVTTTTSTVSTESKTVFKVAETGAASDEKTTVVSSTENCAISTVTTTTTVTKLTTPASESNSDVISVQEHSKTVVTTTVTDSLTTPEGTLVTSMTVSKEYSTKDKVKLMKFTRPKKTRSGTALPSYRKFVTKSSKKSIFVLPNDDLKKLARRGGIREVPYFNYNAKPALDIWPYPSPRPTFGITWRYRLQTVKSLAGVSLMLRLLWACLKWDDMAAKAPPGGGTTRTETTETEITTTEIIKRRDVGPYGIRSEYCIRKIICPIGVPEAPKETPTPQRKGLRSSALRPKRPETPKQTGPVIMETWVAEEELELWEIRAFAERVEKEKAQAVEQQAKKRLEQQKQIPAGGVVPAASTASSTATTVSTPQKVVVGPLTGPVPTGTKVVLTTKVGSPATVTFQQNKNFHQTFATWVKQGQSSTATSTAASSATSIASTGQTFQLSGSPVTMAGKVITKLPLPANSKIVAVNVPSTQGGVVQVQQKVLGIIPSTTGASQTFTSFQPRTATVTIRPNTTGTLGTTSTSQVVQGTPLRPGMTVIRTPLQQPALGKAIIRTPVVVQQGILPASQTQQVVTQIIRGQPVSTAVSSTSTASSSTGQKTITSSGTAPQQVQPQTPTPPPRPQQGQVKLTMAQLTQLTQGQGGSQGLTVVIQGQGQTTGQLQLIPQGVTVIPGPGQQLMQAAMPNGTIQRFLFTPLPAAATTASTTTTTVSTSTSGAGEAKPALQAAPAAAVPAGQGQAQPQAQPAGAQAQPEAPSPAEAPAEPAAPPEAQPSKSPAQSPAPAPGLSPAPPAGLPPGQAQAQHPAQVVMKQNAVIEHLKQKKTLTPAEREENQRMIVCNQVMKYILDKIDKEEKQAAKKRKREESVEQKRSKQNATKLSALLFKHKEQLKAEILKKRALLDKDLQIEVQEELKRDLTKIKKEKERAQAAAAAAAAAAAAAAAAAPPAPPPVPPAPPQLPAASVTSSSSTTVPVPVSSQKRKREEEKDSSASKSKKKKMISTTSKETKKDTKLYCICKTPYDESKFYIGCDRCQNWYHGRCVGILQSEADLIDEYVCPQCQSTEDAMTVLSPLTDKDYEGLRRVLRSLQAHKMAWPFLEPVDPNDAPDYYGVIKEPMDLATMEERILKRYYKKVTEFVADMTKIFDNCRYYNPSDSPFYQCAEVLESFFVQKLKGFKASRSHNNKLQSTAS, from the exons GTAGGAGAAGACAGAGAGCGCATCGTCCTCGTTCTCCAATATTGGAAGAAAAAGATATCCCACCCTTGGAGTTTCCTAAATCCTCAGAGGACTTGATGGTGCCTAGTGAGCATATAATGAATGTTATTGCCATCTATGAGGTACTGAGGAACTTTGGCACTGTTTTGCGCCTCTCTCCTTTTCGTTTTGAGGacttctgtgctgctctggtaAGTCAAGAGCAGTGCACACTCATGGCAGAGATGCACATAGTGCTGTTAAAAGCAGTTTTACGTGAAGAAGACACTTCAAATACTACCTTTGGACCTGCTGACCTCAAAGATAGCGTTAATTCCACTTTGTATTTCATAGATGGGATGACGTGGCCAGAGGTTCTGCGGGTATATTGTGAGAGTGACAAGGAATACCATCATGTTCTTCCTTACCAAGAGACAGAGGACTATCCTTATGGACCAGTAGAGAATAAAATCAAAGTTCTGCAGTTCTTAGTGGATCAGTTTCTTACCACAAACATTGCACGTGAGGAGTTGATGTCAGAAGGGGTTATTCAGTATGATGATCATTGTAGGGTCTGTCACAAACTCGGGGATTTGCTCTGCTGTGAGACCTGCTCGGCCGTGTACCACCTGGAGTGTGTGAAGCCGCCCCTGGAGGAGGTGCCCGAGGACGAGTGGCAGTGTGAGGTCTGTGTGGCACACCAGGTGCCCGGGGTGACTGACTGTGTGGCTGAaatccaaaaaaacaaaccctacATCCGCCACGAGCCCATCGGCTACGACCGGCACCGGCGGAAATACTGGTTCCTGAACAGGAGGATCATCAT AGAGGAAGATTCAGAAAGTGAGAAGGATAAGAAAATCTGGTACTACAGCACCAAGATCCAGCTGGCAGAGTTAATTGAATGCCTGGACAAGGATTACTGGGAGGCTGACCTATGCAAAACCCTGGACGAGATGCGTGAGGAAGTTCATCGGCACATGGATGTGACAGAAGACCTTACAAACAAAGCAAGGGGCAGCAACAAGtctttcctttctgcagcaaATG ATGAAATTTTGGACATTATCAGAgcaagaaaaggagaaatagtGGAAGATAAAAACACAGGAGAtgaggaagcagaaaaggccaAAAGTGATGTTGATAATGACCAGACAGATGCTGAGAGAGACAAGGAAGAATCTGGAGACCAAGATAAAATTGAGGAAACACAGAGTGAGCAAGatgtggaaaaagagaaaacagaag AGGCAACAGTCGTTGGGGATAAAAGTAACTGTGTGACCTGCAGCCCTGATGACAGCACCACAaaccctcctgcagcagagaatAGTTGCTCTGAAGGGAAGGACGCAGTGGGGTGTCAGTCAGAAACCCTTGATAGCAACAACGTGGCAGAGAAGAAGGTGGCATCAGAGCTCCCTCTGGAACTCTCAG AAGAAACTGGTCAGATGATCCccagcagtggctctgctgcccctccACAGGCAGATGTTGAGAACAGCAGTGGCAGCGAGCTGGGCTCTGGCCAGAATGACTCCATTAAGACTCTTGATGATGCTGAAAATGCAGAGAGGGGATCCCAGGCTTCAGAGGATTtag GAGAGAAATCCAATGGTGACAGAAGTGATTctccaggggcagggaagggcgCACCAGGCTCGACACGGATGCTCACCAGATTGAGAAATCCAGACAGCAAACTGAGCCAGATGAAAAGCCAGCAggttgctgctgcagcaaatgAAGCAAATAAGTTATATAAAGAAACCAGAGAG GTTCTGGTGGTGAACTCCCAAGGGGAAGTGTCCCGAGTGAACACCAAGAAGGACGTGGTGATTAAAGGAAATATCAACAACTATTTCAaactggggcaggaggggaagtACCGTGTGTATCACAACCAATATGCCACCAACTCCTTTGCCCTGAAcaagcaccagcacagggaggaccATGACAAGAGGAGACACCTCTCACACAAATTCTGCCTGACCCCAGCTGGAGAGTTCAAGTGGAACGGGTCTGTGCATGGCTCCAAAGTTCTCACCATATCCACCCTGAGGCTGACCATTattcagctggaaaacaatATCCCAGCATCCTTCCTTCACCCTAATTGGGCTTCCCACAG GTCTAATTGGATTAAGGCTGTTCAGATGTGCAGCAAACCCAGAGAATTTGCACTAGCACTGGCTATTTTGGAATGTGCAATCAAACCAGTTGTCATGCTGCCCATCTGGAGGGAATCCTTGGGGCATACGAg ATTACGCAGAATGACAGCAatagaaagagaagaaaaggagaaagtgaaaaaaaaagagagaaagcaagaagaagaggaaacaaTGCAGCAAGCTACATGGGTGAAATACACATTTCCTGTCAAACACCAG gtTTGGAAGCAAAAAGGAGAGGAATATAGAGTAACAGGATATGGTGGCTGGAGCTGGATTAGTAAAACCCATGTCCACAGGTTTATGCCCAAACTGCCAGGAAATACTAATgcaaattacagaaaattgcTATCAA CAAAGAGCGAAGATGAAAAATGCAACTTGGATAAACGAAAAGGTGCAGCTAAggtaaaagcagagaaagacaGAGCAAAGGATTCTCGAGATCtgcaagcaaaagaaaaagatgtttcAGAAACCTTGGAGAAAGTacaagtaaaagaagaaaagttgcGTGAAGACAAATTAGAAGTTGACTCAATTTCTGAAAACTTAGATCATGCAAAAGACACAG TGGCAAAAGACACCGATGGTGAAAATGATAAAGTCGTCAAAGAAGAACCTATGGATGTGGATGATGTGAAAATTGAATCCTCCATAAAAGATGAGGACAGTCATTGTAAGCGGGATATAATCAATGTCAGTGAGGGATTTCATTTAAGGACTTGCTACAAAAGGAAAGTAAAATCATCAAAATTAGATGGGCTCCTGGAGCGGCGAATCAAACAGTTCACACTGGAGGAAAAACAGCGTCTAGAAAAGATGAAGCTGGAGGCTGGTGCTAAAACTGGGGGCATTCGATCTGTGAGCCCccagaaaaacacagaggaGCTACAAGTGAGgaatgggaaggaaggaggcCAGTTTGGCTCTCCTTCCCAGGATCAAAGCTACATTTCAGACCAGACCCAAGCTGAAGATGCAGAACAGGACCGTTTGCCCATCAGCAAAGCTGGGGATGAAGATGAACCTTCCTTGCATTTGTCCAACAGGCTCTCAAAAGAGGGGCAGCTGCTGGATGAGGACTGCCCTCAGTCCTCTGAAGGAGACAGCTCTGTTCAGAACAACCCTGAGCCTTCCACTGCTGATAAACATCAAGGACAAGAGGCTCTTGGGGAGTCTGAGAGCTCTTTAGTGGATGGCTTGAAACAAACCAGTGCAGAAGgcagaatcaaatgggatgCTTCAGAAACAGCCCAAAAACCCTTGAAACAAAAGCTGCCTATTACCAGAGTGTCTCAGCGAGAACTTGGAAACTTAGGACCACTGGTACCTGAAAGCAGCTGTAGAAGAGATGCTGTGGGCACTCTTGAAAAACCAGACTCAGAAGGGGATTCtgaacagcaaagcaaagatcCAGAAAACAATTGTATGATAAAAAGCCATATGGAAACCATGTCCTCTCAAGAAAGTGAAATGGAGGAAGAAATTCCTGTAAAGACTGAAAGTAAATCTGAAAAGCTGATATTTCACCAAAAATCAGCTAATAAAGATCTAGAATCATTTAAAACAGGGCTGATTTCTGAAAGAAACCTTGAAAGTCAAGGTCTGGAACACATGGATGGGGaaaatgataacaaagattTACTGAGCTCTAAACTAACAGAGGCTAATGGTCGAAAGAAAGGTCAGGAACTGAAAGTGGAGACAGGTACCATGAACAAATATCTTGATCAGACAAATGTAAATACTATTACTGacaaaaagaataataaagatGAAGAAactgagacagaaaaagaaaaatcatcatttcAAATGAATGGAAAAGACAATGACATTAAAGCATTATCAAATGATGACTGCTTAGTGAAAAATACCTGTGAAGCTAAGGCAGGGGGTGATATTGAACCAAAagttaataatattaataaagcCATTCCAGAACATGAAATAAAACCGTTGACTTTTAAGGAATCTTCAGTAAAACCATTCATGAATGGTGACATCATGGGAGAGGACACAAAGGATAAAAATAATGTGGCCTCAAAGTCACATCTGCAGAGTTCACCTGAGTCTGGAGAGAGTCTTCAGCCACCAGATGAAGTGCCCAAGTGTGTgcagaaaactgaagaaaagcagctttctCCTGAGAGATCTGCCAGTGggggctctgcttccctgccagcacagcctgtctgTAAAGAAAATAACCTGAACAGTGAAACAGAATCTATGGAGACTGAAGCAAGTGAGGAGAAGAAAGTTGCTCCATCTCCTGTAACCTCATGTGAGGAATCCATCTTGAGCAGTCACTTTGCTGACCaaaatggaataaataaaatggaaaatatcaatggagaaagtaaaatgaaaactgtTATTACTGAAGTGACTACCACAACCTCAACTGTGTCCACAGAGTCCAAAACGGTGTTTAAGGTAGCAGAGACTGGAGCTGCCAGTGATGAGAAGACCACAGTTGTTTCCTCTACAGAAAACTGTGCCATCTCCACtgtcaccaccaccaccactgtCACCAAGCTCACCACTCCAGCCTCAGAGAGTAACTCTGATGTCATCTCTGTGCAGGAGCACAGTAAAACAGTGGTTACCACCACAGTCACCGACTCGCTGACCACCCCAGAGGGCACTTTGGTGACTTCCATGACTGTCAGCAAAGAATATTCCACAAAAGACAAAGTGAAGTTAATGAAATTCACAAGACCCAAAAAAACTCGTTCTGGAACTGCCTTGCCATCTTATAGGAAATTTGTTAccaaaagcagtaaaaaaagcATATTTGTTTTACCCAATGATGACTTGAAAAAGCTGGCCAGGAGAGGAGGGATCAGAGAGGTTCCTTATTTCAATTACAATGCAAAGCCTGCCTTGGATATCTGGCCATATCCATCCCCAAGACCGACATTTGGGATCACTTGGAG GTACCGACTCCAAACAGTCAAATCATTGGCTGGAGTGAGCCTGATGTTGAGGTTATTGTGGGCATGTCTCAAGTGGGATGATATGGCAGCTAAAGCTCCCCCTGGGGGAGGAACCACAAGGACAG AAACAACTGAAACTGAAATTACAACAACAGAAATAATCAAGAGGAGAGATGTTGGTCCGTATGGGATCCGCTCAGAGTACTGTATAAGAAAAATCATTTGTCCCATTGGTGTACCAGAGGCTCCAAAAG AAACTCCAACGCCCCAGAGGAAGGGACTGCGATCGAGTGCCCTCAGGCCAAAAAGGCCAGAAACACCCAAGCAAACAGGCCCTGTTATAATGGAAACTTGGGTAGCAGAGGAGGAGTTGGAACTGTGGGAGATCAGGGCATTTGCTGAAAG ggtggagaaggaaaaggcacAGGCAGTTGAACAACAGGCTAAG AAGcggctggagcagcagaagcagatccctgcaggaggggtggtccctgcagccagcacagccagcagcactgcaaccACAGTGTCCACACCCCAGAAAGTCGTGGTGGGCCCTCTGACAggccctgtccccacaggaaCCAAAGTAGTGCTCACCACTAAAGTGGGGTCTCCAGCTACAGTAACATTCCAACAGAACAAGAATTTCCATCAAACTTTTGCTACTTGGGTTAAGCAAGGCCAGTCTTCAACAG CCACtagcacagctgccagctcagccacaAGCAttgccagcacagggcagacCTTCCAGCTCTCAGGCAGCCCAGTAACGATGGCAGGGAAAGTGATAACTAAGCTGCCACTCCCTGCAAACAGCAAGATTGTTGCCGTCAATGTGCCATCAACTCAAGGAG gTGTGGTTCAAGTTCAGCAAAAGGTATTGGGTATCATTCCATCAACTACAGGTGCAAGTCAAACCTTTACTTCATTCCAGCCAAGGACAGCAACTGTAACCATTAGGCCAAACACCACAGGGACGTTAGGAACAACAAGCACTTCACAA GTGGTGCAGGGGACGCCGCTGCGCCCCGGGATGACGGTGATCCGGACCCCGCTGCAGCAGCCCGCCCTTGGCAAGGCCATCATCAGAACACCTGTAGTGGTGCAACAAGGTATTCTGCCAGCCA GTCAGACCCAGCAAGTGGTGACTCAGATAATCAGGGGTCAGCCTGTCTCAACAGCAGTTTCTAGTACCAGCACAGCTTCCTCCAGCACTGGGCAGAAAACCATCACAAGTTCTGGGACAGCCCCTCAACAAGTTCAGCCTCAGACCCCAACACCTCCCCCTCgcccccagcagggccaggtgaAGCTGACAATGGCCCAGCTCACCCAGCTCACACAAGGGCAG gGTGGCAGTCAAGGCTTAACTGTGGTAATTCAGGGACAAGGTCAAACTACTGGTCAGTTACAATTAATCCCTCAGGGTGTGACTGTAATACCTGGTCCAGGACAGCAGCTTATGCAAGCAGCTATGCCAAATGGTACAATTCAGAGATTTCTGTTCACCCCACTACCAGCAGCTGCTACTACAGCTAGCACAACTACAACCACTGTTTCTACTTCCACCTCGG GTGCGGGGGAAGCCAAGCCGGCTCTGCAGGCGGCTCCAGCAGCGGCCGTGCCCGCGGGGCAgggccaggcccagccccaggcccagcccgCGGGGGCTCAGGCCCAGCCCGAGGCCCCGAGCCCGGCCGAGGCTCCCGCCGAGCCCGCGGCCCCTCCCGAGGCTCAGCCCTCCAAGTCCCCGGCTCAGTCTCCAGCCCCGGCTCcggggctctctccagcaccgCCCGCGGGGCTGCCCCCAGGCCAGGCCCAGGCTCAGCATCCAGCTCAG GTGGTTATGAAGCAGAATGCTGTCATAGAGCATTTGAAACAGAAGAAGACACTCACTCCAGCtgagagggaagaaaatcaGAG AATGATTGTGTGCAACCAAGTGATGAAATATATTCTGGATAAGATAgacaaagaggaaaagcaggcagCTAAGAAACGGAAGCGAGAAGAGAGCGTGGAGCAGAAGCGGAGCAAACAGAACGCGACCaagctctcagctctgctgttcaagcacaaagagcagctgaaagctgaaattctgaaaaaaagagCACTTCTGGACAAAGATCTGCAGATTGAAGTGCAG GAGGAGCTAAAGAGAGACTTGACTAAaattaagaaggaaaaggagcgagcccaggcagcagcagctgcagcagcagccgcagccgccgcggccgccgccgctgcgCCACCAGCACcgccaccagtgccaccagcaccgccacagctgccagctgccagtgtcacctcctcctcctccaccactGTCCCCGTGCCAGTCTCCTCCCAGAAGAGGAAACGAGAGGAGGAGAAAGATTCCTCGGCTTCCAagtccaagaaaaagaaaatgatttCTACTACCTCAAAGGAAACGAAGAAGGACACAAAGCTTTACTGCATCTGTAAAACGCCTTACGACGAGTCCAA ATTTTACATTGGCTGTGACCGGTGTCAGAACTGGTACCACGGGCGCTGCGTGGGCATCCTGCAGAGCGAGGCCGACCTCATCGATGAGTACgtgtgcccccagtgccagtcCACAGAGGATGCCATGACTGTGCTCAGCCCCCTCACTGATAAGGACTATGAAGGCTTGAGGAGGGTCCTGCGCTCCTTGcag GCTCATAAGATGGCATGGCCATTCCTAGAACCAGTAGATCCCAACGATGCCCCAGATTATTATGGTGTCATCAAAGAACCAATGG ACCTTGCTACCATGGAAGAAAGAATCCTGAAACGTTACTACAAAAAGGTGACGGAGTTTGTGGCAGACATGACCAAAATTTTTGATAACTGCCGTTACTACAATCCCAGTGACTCCCCTTTCTACCAGTGTGCAGAAGTTCTCGAGTCTTTCTTTGTACAGAAACTAAAAGGATTTAAGGCAAGCAG